A window of the Diabrotica undecimpunctata isolate CICGRU chromosome 1, icDiaUnde3, whole genome shotgun sequence genome harbors these coding sequences:
- the LOC140449676 gene encoding uncharacterized protein isoform X1: protein MKSLLFLLLFYNWQISFTQKCSSPDVLRKKSFIYRTVPSSQIELIECFYTDGNPQNNYYDITDNCVTAARTKIFIDKYGNEHNVNVDGSKISLKTYYADADTSQNVVFLKSGKKCRYDAGFCYDSSAGNNYAVVWEVNPVPKAVCPNQLQQIFYGYIDFWTFTVENRKYLVYSDPIKDESFSLSLSNTTICQGKQAWYVDEQGFLVSFTSLLPSNKSTPVFDQKLFPPLKSQGDTSDSIIRDCTLKSYNLNFDTKIDTDYLSDSENLKTILKYYQQNIDNNKNAINKLATNIQNHNSVKGPSSNVLSELNKLNSSLNTNLNNINKLSKDINQLKTKDTDIYSIITNLTNSVKQLKLDIKIIENNKYLEKYLKEFKNDVNKKLYDYNTDIKIELDKLTQSSGLNVINTLNPTIQSLNHSSTTCLNKVAGLQKDTERSVHQLQNDLKDTQESLEKNVKKFILTNLTNIEMVFSRKLNNVLASANKKCNQSLNAVSDFKNILKNYLEMLEGKLDKCSIDQKTTSDELEKTKRAISTRISSSANDIKQLKESLFNYVNMSISSLTDATNKDFSKELAGLKRGLSVRLSNDESRINEIEKNIQKFTGDFNEKGNSLDTAIQNIKKDILVLQGPKDKLAQRVEAGIMSKVKPLLNPTLITKNVSRELDILKDEVAAQFTNSSKKMADFETEVNYCKRLSATKLEENEKKIEQVDNNLSRTQKTLIDLSKKFNNNFYNQVPNKVTYALDKSAKCETEVKQLKSEINQLKNDLASLREEFRNYFGTEDISIKY from the exons ATGAAATCACTTCTATTTCTTCTGCTCTTCTATAACTGGCAGATTTCCTTCACCCAAAAGTGCTCAAGTCCGGATGTATTAAGAAagaaatcatttatttatagaacaGTACCATCATCTCAAATTGAACTGATAGAATGTTTCTATACTGACGGCAACCCGCAAAATAATTATTACGATATTACCGACAACTGCGTTACTGCTGCGAGGACCAAAATATTTATTGACAAATATGGCAACGAACACAATGTTAATGTGGATGGATCCAAAATTTCTCTTAAAACGTACTATGCCGATGCTGATACATCACAGAACGTAGTTTTTCTTAA ATCCGGAAAAAAATGCAGGTATGATGCTGGATTTTGCTATGACTCTTCCGCAGGAAATAATTACGCCGTAGTCTGGGAAGTCAATCCAGTACCAAAAGCCGTATGCCCTAATCAATTGCAGCAAATTTTCTATGGTTACATTGATTTTTGGACCTTTACTGTAGAAAACAGAAAATACCTTGTTTACTCTGATCCTATAAAAGATGAGTCATTTTCATTAAGTCTATCGAACACAACAATTTGCCAGGGAAAACAAGCTTGGTATGTCGACGAACAAGGTTTCTTAGTATCATTTACTAGTTTGCTACCTAGTAATAAATCCACACCCGTTTTTGACCAAAAGCTGTTTCCGCCATTAAAATCTCAAGGAGATACTAGTGACAGTATTATTAGGGACTGTACTCTGAAATCCTACAACTTAAACTTTGATACGAAGATCGATACCGATTATTTATCAGATTCAGAAAATCTTAAAACCATTCTCAAGTATTATCAACAAAATATTGATAATAACAAAAATGCGATAAATAAACTAGCAACAAATATACAGAATCACAACAGTGTCAAGGGACCATCTTCAAATGTACTTTCAGAATTGAATAAACTAAATTCATCACTAAATACAAACTTGAATAATATTAACAAGCTTTCCAAAGATATCAACCAGCTAAAAACTAAAGATACAGACATTTACTCGATAATAACAAATTTAACTAATAGTGTTAAACAATTAAAGTTAGAcattaaaattatagaaaataataaatacctagaaaaatatttaaaggaatttaaaaatgatGTTAACAAGAAATTGTACGACTATAATACAGACATTAAAATAGAATTAGATAAACTTACACAATCATCAGGATTAAATGTTATAAACACACTTAATCCAACAATACAAAGTCTTAACCACAGCAGTACAACCTGCTTAAATAAAGTAGCTGGTCTCCAAAAAGACACAGAAAGGTCTGTACATCAGTTACAAAACGACTTGAAGGACACTCAAGAATCGCTAGAAAAAAATGTCAAGAAGTTTATATTAACTAATTTAACAAACATTGAAATGGTTTTTAGTcgaaaattaaataatgttttaGCATCAGCAAATAAAAAATGCAACCAATCATTGAATGCAGTATCCgactttaaaaatattcttaagaaTTATCTAGAAATGCTGGAAGGGAAGCTTGACAAATGCTCAATTGATCAAAAGACAACTTCCGATGAACTAGAAAAGACAAAACGAGCTATATCCACCAGAATTTCATCTTCAGCAAACGACATTAAGCAATTAAAAGAATCACTCTTCAATTACGTAAATATGTCAATTTCTAGTCTAACAGATGCTACTAATAAGGACTTTTCTAAAGAACTTGCTGGTCTAAAAAGAGGCCTATCGGTTAGATTATCCAATGATGAGTCTCGTATAAATGAAATagagaaaaatatacaaaagtTTACTGGTGATTTCAACGAGAAAGGTAATTCTCTTGATACTGCTATCCAGAACATTAAAAAGGATATATTAGTCTTGCAAGGCCCTAAAGATAAGCTTGCTCAAAGAGTGGAGGCGGGCATTATGTCTAAAGTTAAACCCTTACTAAACCCTACTCTAATAACAAAAAACGTTAGCCGTGAATTAGATATCTTAAAAGATGAGGTTGCTGCACAATTCACCAATTCTAGTAAAAAAATGGCAGACTTTGAAACAGAAGTAAATTACTGCAAGAGGCTTTCTGCAACCAAGTTGgaagaaaatgaaaagaaaatagAGCAGGTTGACAATAATTTATCCAGAACACAAAAGACTCTAATTGATCTATCGAAAAAgttcaataataatttttacaatCAAGTCCCTAATAAAGTAACTTATGCTCTCGACAAAAGCGCCAAGTGTGAAACAGAAGTAAAACAGCTAAAGAGTGAGATTAATCAGTTGAAGAATGATTTGGCCAGCCTGAGAgaagaatttagaaattattttggTACAGAGGACATttctataaaatattaa